A genomic region of Cherax quadricarinatus isolate ZL_2023a chromosome 42, ASM3850222v1, whole genome shotgun sequence contains the following coding sequences:
- the Arp1 gene encoding beta-centractin isoform X1, with the protein MEPYEVLVNQPVVIDNGSGVIKAGFAGDQTPKCHFPNYIGRIKHVRVMAGALEGDLFVGPKAEEHRGLLTISYPMEHGIVTDWNDMEKIWQYIYSKDQLQTFAEEHPVLLTEAPLNPRKNREKAAEIFFETFNVPALFVSVQAVLSLYATGRTTGVVLDSGDGVTHAVPIYEGFAMPHSIMRVDIAGRDVTSYLKLLLRKEGIPLYTTAEFEVAKTIKERVCYLATNPQREETVDTERLSYQLPDGSTVEIGQARFRAPEVLFQPHLIGDESNGIHEVLLYAIHKSDMDLRKLLFQNVVISGGSTLFKGFGDRLLSEVKKLAPKDIKIRISAPAERLYSTWIGGSILASLDTFKRMWVSKREFDEDGVRAVHRKTF; encoded by the exons GGCTCTGGTGTAATTAAAGCCGGTTTTGCAGGTGACCAAACTCCAAAATGCCATTTTCCAAATTA CATTGGAAGAATAAAGCATGTGCGTGTAATGGCGGGTGCTCTGGAGGGAGATCTATTTGTTGGGCCTAAGGCAGAAGAACATCGTGGCCTCTTAACTATTAG CTATCCAATGGAGCATGGGATTGTGACAGACTGGAATGATATGGAAAAAATCTGGCAGTATATTTATAGTAAAGACCAACTTCAAACATTTGCTGAAGAG catcCAGTTTTACTCACAGAAGCACCCCTTAACCCCAGAAAAAATAGAGAAAAGGCTGCCGAGATATTTTTCGAAACTTTCAATGTCCCTGCCCTCTTCGTCTCTGTGCAAGCAGTCTTAAGTTT ATATGCAACTGGAAGGACGACTGGTGTTGTTCTAGACTCGGGTGATGGTGTAACACATGCTGTTCCTATTTATGAAGGCTTTGCCATGCCTCATTCGATCATGAGGGTAGATATTGCAGGCCGAGATGTTACTAG TTACCTCAAGCTACTACTAAGAAAGGAAGGCATACCTTTATACACAACAGCAGAATTTGAAGTTGCAAAAACTATAAAGGAACGTGTTTGTTATTTGGCCACCAACCCACAACGGGAAGAAACTGTTGACACTGAGCGACTTTCATATCAGTTACCAGATGGATCAACAGTGGAG ATTGGCCAAGCACGTTTCCGTGCACCagaagtgttgttccagccacatctTATTGGAGATGAGAGTAATGGCATACATGAGGTTCTTCTCTATGCTATCCACAAATCTGACATGGATCTACGCAAGCTCTTATTCCAGAATGTGGTTATTTCTGGAGGATCAACACTGTTCAAAGGTTTTGGGGATCGATTACTCTCAGAAGTAAAAAAGTTGGCACCTAAAGATATCAAGATCAGG ATCTCAGCACCAGCAGAGAGGCTCTACTCCACATGGATAGGGGGTTCTATTCTTGCTTCTTTAGATACCTTCAAGCGCATGTGGGTCAGCAAACGTGAGTTTGATGAGGATGGCGTTAGAGCAGTTCATCGGAAGACCTTCTAA
- the Arp1 gene encoding beta-centractin isoform X2 codes for MAGALEGDLFVGPKAEEHRGLLTISYPMEHGIVTDWNDMEKIWQYIYSKDQLQTFAEEHPVLLTEAPLNPRKNREKAAEIFFETFNVPALFVSVQAVLSLYATGRTTGVVLDSGDGVTHAVPIYEGFAMPHSIMRVDIAGRDVTSYLKLLLRKEGIPLYTTAEFEVAKTIKERVCYLATNPQREETVDTERLSYQLPDGSTVEIGQARFRAPEVLFQPHLIGDESNGIHEVLLYAIHKSDMDLRKLLFQNVVISGGSTLFKGFGDRLLSEVKKLAPKDIKIRISAPAERLYSTWIGGSILASLDTFKRMWVSKREFDEDGVRAVHRKTF; via the exons ATGGCGGGTGCTCTGGAGGGAGATCTATTTGTTGGGCCTAAGGCAGAAGAACATCGTGGCCTCTTAACTATTAG CTATCCAATGGAGCATGGGATTGTGACAGACTGGAATGATATGGAAAAAATCTGGCAGTATATTTATAGTAAAGACCAACTTCAAACATTTGCTGAAGAG catcCAGTTTTACTCACAGAAGCACCCCTTAACCCCAGAAAAAATAGAGAAAAGGCTGCCGAGATATTTTTCGAAACTTTCAATGTCCCTGCCCTCTTCGTCTCTGTGCAAGCAGTCTTAAGTTT ATATGCAACTGGAAGGACGACTGGTGTTGTTCTAGACTCGGGTGATGGTGTAACACATGCTGTTCCTATTTATGAAGGCTTTGCCATGCCTCATTCGATCATGAGGGTAGATATTGCAGGCCGAGATGTTACTAG TTACCTCAAGCTACTACTAAGAAAGGAAGGCATACCTTTATACACAACAGCAGAATTTGAAGTTGCAAAAACTATAAAGGAACGTGTTTGTTATTTGGCCACCAACCCACAACGGGAAGAAACTGTTGACACTGAGCGACTTTCATATCAGTTACCAGATGGATCAACAGTGGAG ATTGGCCAAGCACGTTTCCGTGCACCagaagtgttgttccagccacatctTATTGGAGATGAGAGTAATGGCATACATGAGGTTCTTCTCTATGCTATCCACAAATCTGACATGGATCTACGCAAGCTCTTATTCCAGAATGTGGTTATTTCTGGAGGATCAACACTGTTCAAAGGTTTTGGGGATCGATTACTCTCAGAAGTAAAAAAGTTGGCACCTAAAGATATCAAGATCAGG ATCTCAGCACCAGCAGAGAGGCTCTACTCCACATGGATAGGGGGTTCTATTCTTGCTTCTTTAGATACCTTCAAGCGCATGTGGGTCAGCAAACGTGAGTTTGATGAGGATGGCGTTAGAGCAGTTCATCGGAAGACCTTCTAA